In Gemmatimonadota bacterium, the DNA window CAGTCATCGATCGTCCCCAGCCGTTCATCATCGTAGTCCGGCCATTCGAGGGCCATCCATAGGTGCCTCTGAAGACCGCCCATAAGAAAAGCTCGGCGTTCCACCAACTCATCCTCGGATAGCGAGCCTAGAGCTCGCAGCCTCTACACTCACCCGAATACCCACCAACAGCGTTACGCGACTGCGACACCCGGAGGGCCGCAACCCCGTAAATCGTTACCGCAGCATGTACTTCGCGATGGTGTTGAGCTGCATGTTGGAGGTGCCCTCGTAGATCGTGCCGATCTTCGAGTCGCGGAACAGCTTCTCCACGGGGTACTCCTTGGTGAAGCCGTAGCCGCCGTGCAGGTCGACGGCCTGTGACGAGATGCGCTGGGCGGCCTCCGACGCGTAGAGCTTGGCCATGGCCGCCTCGATCAGGAAGTCCTCGCCCGCTCCGCGCAGACGCGCCGCGTTGTACACCAGGAGCCGCGACGCTTCCAACTCCGTGCGCATGTTGGCGAGTTGGAACTGGACCGCCTGGAAGTCGGCCAGCGGGGCGCCGAACTGCTGGCGCTCCCGCGTGTAGCGCACCGTGTGATCCAGCGCCCCCTGGGCCAGCCCCACCATCTGCGCGCCAATGCCGATGCGGCCCTCGTTCAGAGTACCTATGGCTATCTTGTACCCGTTTCCGACCTCACCGACGACGTTGTCCTTCGGCACGCGCACGGAGTCCAGCAGCACCTCCACGGTGGACGAGGCGCGGATGCCCAGCTTGTCCTCCTTCTTGCCGATGGAGACGCCCTCGTAGGTGCGTTCGACCGCGAAGGCCGTGATGCCCCGATAACCCAACGCCGGGTCCAGATTGGCGAACACGATGAAGAAGTCGGCCTCGCCGCCGTTGGTGATCCACAGCTTCGGTCCATCCAGCACGTAGTGATCGCCCGCGTCGGTCGCGCGACAGCTCAACGCGAACGCGTCCGAGCCGGAGCCCGCCTCGGACAGGCAGTACGCGCCTATCCACTCGGAGGCGAGTCGCGGCAAGTACCTGTTCTGCAGCTCGTCTTTGGCGTACCGGAGGAGGCAGTTGTTGATCAGCGTGTTCTGTACGTCCACCACCACGCCCACCGCCGGGTCCGCGCGCGAGACCTCCTCGATCACGACGATGGAGGCGAAGAAGGATGAGCCCGCGCCGCCCAGATGCTCGGGCACCTCGATCCCCATCAGGCCCAACTCGAAGAGCTGCGGAAAAAGATCCGCGTCCATCTCGCCGGCCGCGTCCATGCGCGCGGCGCGCGGGGCCAATTCCGCCTCTGCAAACTGGCGTACGGCCTCGCGGAACATCGCCTCCTCTTCGTTGAGCGAGGTAAGGGGCAGTACGGCGGGGGGGTCCATCGTCACTGTCATCGAGCCTCTCTCGCTGTTCCCTGCGAATCCCTTCGGACCGGAACCTACGACGCGCCCGGAAGGTCCGGCTACCTCACAGGCTCACCTAGTGTACCGTTGCAGAAGTCCCGTAGGCATTCGGCGCGCGCTGCATCCCGCGGATGCTGCGTTGGAACTCCTTGCCGTAGCTACGGCTACGGCGCGTCGTTCCGCCTTGCCCCGCGGGCGCATCACGCGCCTCGGTGCACACGGGACTTCCGCGCCGGCACACTCTAGCAAACGAAGGAGCGCCGCCGGATGGTTCCGGCGGCGCTCTGACTCTTCCGACTGGACCTGACGCGATCCCTCAGGGGAGCGTCGGGTCGGACAGCGTGAAACCGATCTACCGACCAGTCCCTTCGATGACCGCTTGCCCCGTCAGGTCCGTCCGGATACTCCAACTAGACAAGGATCACCTCCTGTTCGCTGTCAATGTAAGGGCTCTCTCCAGCGGGGTCGCGCCCCGCGGTCCGCGCTCGGCCCTCCATGAGGCCCGATCTCGCGGCCCAGGAGCCGCACGCGCAAGACGCGCGGCTCAACCGAATTGTACACGTCCCTCCTGGGGCCAGCAAGGCTGCTTGACGGCCCTCGCGGGGTCGTCTATTCTCGACGCGCTTCAGCGGACGACCCGCCCGGCCGCGCGCGGCCGGGGATAGTCTACGGGGCTCAGTTCAAGCGAGATCGACCGATGGCGGGGCCGCCGAGCCGACGCCTCTCCGACTCCCAGATGCGACCGGAGGGCCCTATGTCCGAAATCCCCTCGGACCTGATGTACAGCGAGGAACACGAGTACTTGCGGCCCGCTGAGGAGGACGGGTTCTATTACATCGGCATCACCGATTACGCCCAGGGGGAGCTGGGTGACGTGGTGTTCGTGGAACTGCCCTCCGCCGGGGACTCCTTCGCCAAGATGGACGTGTTCGGCACAGTGGAGGCGGTGAAGGCGGTCAGCGACCTCTACATGCCGGTCGGCGGCGAAGTGGTGGAGATGAACGAATCGCTGGACGCGGATCCGTCCCTCGTGAACTCCGATCCATACGGCGACGGCTGGATGATCAAGGTTCGGGTCGCCGACCAGTCGGAGTTGGATGCGCTCCTGGACGGCGCGGGGTACGAAGACCACATAGGCTAACGGCTCCGGGCCCTCGCGATCGCGGCCCCGCGGGCCTCGCTCGCCGTCGTCGCGGCCGGCCTCGGCCGGTCGTGGGTCGGGGCGAAGCCAGGACGGAGGCGCATGGCGAAGCTCACCTGGTACGGGCACTCGACGTTCGGACTGACGACGGACTCGGGGCACCGGCTCATCATCGACCCCTTCCTGAACGACAACCCCTCCTGCGCAGCGTCGGTGGACGACATCGCCGAGCTGGACTTCATCCTCTGTACCCACGGCCACCACGATCATTTCGCGGACGCCATTCCGCTGGCCAAGAGCACCGGGGCCACGCTCATCTCGACCTTCGAGATCGTCAGCTACGTGGGCACCCAGGGGGTGAGCAAGGCGCATCCGCTGCACATCGGGGGCGGGCACAGCTTCCCGTTCGGGTACGCCAAGATGACGCCCGCGCTCCACGGCGGGATGGTCGCCGGGGAGGGCGCCGGCCCCTACACGACGGTGCCCGGCGGCTTCCTGATCGACATGGACGGCAAGCGGCTCTACCACGCTGGAGACACGGCGCTGATCGTCGACATGCAGCTCCTCGAGGGGCAGGTCGACGTCGCCCTGCTTCCCATCGGCGATAACTTCACCATGGGACCGGACGACGCCGTTCGCGCGGTGGAGTTCATTCGCCCGGATGTGGTGATCCCGATGCACTACAGCACCTGGGAAGTGATCGACCAGGATCCGCACGAGTTCGCCGCGAAGGTCGGCGACAAAGCCCGAACCGTAGTGCTGGAGCCCGGATCTACATGGGAGTTTTGACTTGACGGAAGCCATGGCGGCGATACAGGGTCGGCCGGAGCGCGGGTCGGCCGCGGCCGCGAGCCCGCTCGCCTTCACCGACGCCTTCGCGCGTCGCCACATTGG includes these proteins:
- a CDS encoding acyl-CoA dehydrogenase translates to MTVTMDPPAVLPLTSLNEEEAMFREAVRQFAEAELAPRAARMDAAGEMDADLFPQLFELGLMGIEVPEHLGGAGSSFFASIVVIEEVSRADPAVGVVVDVQNTLINNCLLRYAKDELQNRYLPRLASEWIGAYCLSEAGSGSDAFALSCRATDAGDHYVLDGPKLWITNGGEADFFIVFANLDPALGYRGITAFAVERTYEGVSIGKKEDKLGIRASSTVEVLLDSVRVPKDNVVGEVGNGYKIAIGTLNEGRIGIGAQMVGLAQGALDHTVRYTRERQQFGAPLADFQAVQFQLANMRTELEASRLLVYNAARLRGAGEDFLIEAAMAKLYASEAAQRISSQAVDLHGGYGFTKEYPVEKLFRDSKIGTIYEGTSNMQLNTIAKYMLR
- the gcvH gene encoding glycine cleavage system protein GcvH; protein product: MSEIPSDLMYSEEHEYLRPAEEDGFYYIGITDYAQGELGDVVFVELPSAGDSFAKMDVFGTVEAVKAVSDLYMPVGGEVVEMNESLDADPSLVNSDPYGDGWMIKVRVADQSELDALLDGAGYEDHIG
- a CDS encoding metal-dependent hydrolase; its protein translation is MAKLTWYGHSTFGLTTDSGHRLIIDPFLNDNPSCAASVDDIAELDFILCTHGHHDHFADAIPLAKSTGATLISTFEIVSYVGTQGVSKAHPLHIGGGHSFPFGYAKMTPALHGGMVAGEGAGPYTTVPGGFLIDMDGKRLYHAGDTALIVDMQLLEGQVDVALLPIGDNFTMGPDDAVRAVEFIRPDVVIPMHYSTWEVIDQDPHEFAAKVGDKARTVVLEPGSTWEF